In Juglans regia cultivar Chandler chromosome 13, Walnut 2.0, whole genome shotgun sequence, the DNA window aatataataaacaaattaactttttcaaatccaaaaacaataataatattaaaaaataatattctaataatattttatttaactttcaactttcatcttaactcatctcatcttaactcactattcaaacgacaCTTTTCCCCTTTTTGCGAGTAATATTCAAACTAATTCTTGAAATCAAGGAAATAACTGTAAAACTAAGATTAGTCAAGACTGCAGTGTTTGTTTCTGCTAAAAAAATAGCCTCTTTTTCAGTGAACTCGAACACTGTAAGGCTGATGCTAGTACTCCCAAAAACATTCAGTCTATACTGGAAAAATGTGTTTGCTCGGGtcagaaaattaataaagagaaaactgctatggttttttcaagaaatgtgAAAGAGGACAGTCAAATGGAGCTTTTGAGTTTGTGGGGTGTTAGCTCTTTTCAGCAGTATGAAAAGTACCTAGGCTTGCCTAACTTGGTAGGTAGGTCAAAATCGAGGGCTTTTGCTGAGATTAAGAATAGAGTGTGGAGTAAATTACAGAGTTGGAAGGAACGTTTGCTTTCATAGGGGGGAAGAGAAGTGCTTATTAAGCTGTTGCTTTATCCATACCCACATATGCTATGAGATGTTTTAAAATACCCACTGATTTATGCAAAGATTTGGAGAGGATGATAGCAAGATTCTGGTGGGGGcagaaaaataatgagaaaaaatagCATTGGATGAGTTGGAACCATATGTGTCAGTCTAAGTTTAGAGGAGGAATGGCCTTCAAacatttaaagttttttaatatgGCTTTATTGGCTAAGCAAGGATGGAGGATTTTACAAACTGAGGATACCCTATTACACAgaatttttaaaggaagatacTTTCCAAGAGGGAATTGTTTTGAGTCTAAGCTAGGACCAAGTCCCTCTTATGCATGGAGAGAGATATGGGAAGCCAAAAAATGGTTGCTAAAGGGTTGCAAATGGAGAGTAGGGACAGAGGAAAACATTAACATTTGGAGGGATGCATGGATTCCTGGCCATAAGCCTTTGGTGTAGGAAATGGTATTAAGGGAAGGTACTCATTTGGAAGCGATAGTGGACACTCTCATTGATCAAGAGACCAAAGGGTGGAAGGTGGATCATATTCGAGCTCTCTTTAATCCAATAGTGGCTACTGATATCCTAAAAATAAGGCTTTCATCAAACCAATACGAGGATAAATGGATACGGATAcgagaaaaaaatgacaatttcaATGTTAATGGATACGAATAAATGGATACAGATACAAGATCAAAGCAACAACAGTCTTGGGGAAAGCTCGAGCATTACAGATCAGAAGAAAATGTGGAAAATGCTTTGGGAGATGCAGGTCCCAAGGAGAATTAAGACTTTTGCATGGAGAGTTTGTAGAGATATATCACCAACACTTAGTAACTTGTGAAAGAAGAGAGTAGAGGTGGAAGATCGATGTTGCTTCTGCAAGGCAGTCCCAGAAGATGTTCATCATGCCTtagtttcttttccttcattcaGAGACTTATGGAAGAATTATGTGCCTGTTATGCAGCATCTGACTTCAGATATGGACTTTTTGGATGTGATTACATTTGTTCTAGATAGAGGAACCAATTCAGACTTCACTATGTTTTTTCTAATAACTTGGGGATTGTGTTTCAGATGTAATAAGatgcaaatggaaaaaaatttgattcaacCAAGTCAGGTTATAAACCATGCTTTGTCTTTGCATAAATCTTTTAATGATCTTAGGAGCTCCTCAACTCAAATTGCTAAAAGAATGTGCTACTGGGAACCTCCTCCAAGGGGTTTTCTCaagttgaatgttgatggagccatgtttttaaatttgagaaaagctggTGTGGGTGTGGTAGTTCGAGACAACAAAGGAAAACTGGTGATGGCTGCAAGCAAGATGGGAAATGAGGTTGACGATCCAACTACCATTGAGTTGATGGCTTTACTACGAGGATTACAGCTTTGTGTCCATTTGGGCTTTTCAAAAATTGTTGTTGAAAGTGATTGTATGTTGATGGTTCAAGAGTTGAAAGATGATCAAGATTCATTCTCAACAAATGTTAATCTTATTAAGGAAGCAAAGAGTTTGCTACAGCATTTTCAGGAGGTTGAAATCCAACATGTACATTGCATGGGGAATGAGGTAGCACATAGATTAGCTTGTTATTCTTGGAATGTTGATAATATTTCCATGTGGTAGGAAAATTTTCCTACTTTTGTTGATCATTCCTCTTTGGATTGATCAAAACAATTTGTATTGAAGTTTATGAATGCATGAGTGTTTGGTTATCAAAAAAGAACACTGTAATTACAATGGGTCTGCCGCTTGCCACAAACAATTAGCAAAAATGACTTCCAGTACATTGACTCTCCAATGAGGCACGGATATGTATGTGTAAAACCCATACATTTAGCAAAATTGATTGAACTGTAGAATTTAGTGCCCGTGGAACATTGACACAACTGACCATCTGTTTCATGagattaaaagaagaaaagaatactTTGTGTTCTAAAAGGAAAGCACACAATCGAATGCAAACAGACACAAATTTGGCCTAAAGAAGCCCcatataattcatctcattcaAAAATTCGGCTAAAGAAACCCCAAAAAATCCCTCTCCAGGTCCCATATGGTTATTTTCAGTTCCAAAAATGACAAGATGGAGTGGAAGAGAAATTACCTGATGGCTGTTGGAGTCGGAGGAGAGAAAGATGGAATGAAgggacaaaaataatatagaagcTGCAAAGGTACATCAGCCTGATCTGTTGTTgaatataataacatgaaaaaaTCAATTAGGGTTGCTACAGTTTCAAAGGTTGaaattcatcttcaatttgAAGAGCTAGATGTAGGAAGCTTTTATAGTTGTTTTGCCaaagcttttttttcttttaatcttaaaGGAGACCGTTTACAGAGCTTCACGCGAATGATGTAATTGCACCTCCcaacaatttttgaaaaaaatagatcataatCATAACTCTCACCAGTTTGCAATCTCGATCTCGCATAGATCAAAATTGCACCTCCAAACTTGTATCTAATTTTACGTATCTCACTCGCGTAGCATGAATTGGTccacataaaattaataatcttacaaattgatgtaatttgataGTTCGATGGATTGTAAAATTATAGTTTTTACTGTAAAGTAGATTTGACGAATCAtatgaaaccacatcaatttataaaattatttttatgtaaagatGGAGAAAACTGATATTGAGAAAACTGATATGCAAAGATGGAGAAGAGGTGTTTGAGAATATGCTCAAACAGAGTCAGACAATAGTTTCGAATTCTCCTTGTATTTTCTATCTCACTTACAATGGTTACTACAGTAGCCTTTTTATAATAGTTTCAAATAACAACTTTCGATTCCTTCACCATTTATGTAATGACAGTTGTCCCTATGGAGAGTACAGTTTGTTACAACATACTATCCCTCTGACATCTTGGTTGTGTTGTGCGCATAGGTCTGTTGTGTGAGACTACAGTGAGTGAGGGGCACATCTTGGCTGTGCGCATAGGTCTGCTGCAGTGAGTGAGGGGCAATGCTCAGTACTGCAACAGACAGGGAAGAAGGAGATGCCTTAATACCCTCCCGTGATTCAAGCGGCACATTGGCAAGTGTGAGGCTTGATCATAATTGTAGAAATATGATGGTAGAGAGAGGCTTAGTCAGTATGTTAGCAAGTTGATCTTTGTTGGACAGAAATGAGACTTGAAGTGTCTTGGCTACAACCCGTTCACGGAAAAAGTGAAAATCGAGCTCCACATGTTTGGTACGAGCATGAAGTATAGGATTGACTGACAAGTAGGTTGCTCCTATGTTATCACACCACAAAGTAGGAGAATCAGAAATAAAAATGCCAAGTTATTTCAGTAAAGACTGAATCCAAATAACCTCGCATGTTGTGTTGGCTACAGACTTATACTCAGCTTCAGTGGAGGATCGAGCAATGGTAGCTTGCTTCTTTGACCCCCAAGAAACCAGATTAGCACCAAGGTATACACAAAATTCCCCAATGGATTTTCGATCATCTGGGCATCCAGCCCAGTCAGCATCAGAGAAAGCAAAAAgtttagaagaagaaaattgagaCAAAAATAATCCTAAATGCTGAGTATTTTTAAGATAACACAAGATTCTTTTCATAGCCTGCAAGTACTGGCAGACCTTCTTTACAGCAAAAGATAGATCAGGACGAGTAAAGGCTAAGTACTGAAGGCTTCCTACAACACTTTGATAAAGTTAGGGATCTTCAAAAGCGGATCCATCAACAGCCGATAATTTCATAGAAGTGGACATGGGAGTGGACACAACTTTACATTTGTGAATGTTTGATCGAGACAATAGATAAGCTATATATTTGGACTATGAAAGAAAGAGACCAGAAGAGACCCTAGTAACTTCGacacccaaaaaataatgcaacaGACCCAAGTATTTAACAGAGAAATAAGTGCTCAGTGATGCAATAAAGTCTTAAATAAGCTTTGAATTAGACCCAGTAACAATTACGTCATCCACATTGACTAAAATGTAAATGCAATCAAAGTTAGTATGCAATATAAACAAGGAATTATTTGAAAGAGATGCATGAAAACCTAAATGAAGTAATTTCTCAGTGATTTTAGCAAACCAGGCCTAAGGGGCCAATTTTAAACCATAGAGAGACTTTTTTAACTTACAGACATGTGTAGGATGATCAAGGTTGATGAAACCCAACGGTTGTTCCTTGAAGATAGCCTCCTCAAGATCCCTATGTAAGATGGCGTTCTGCACATCCAATTGATGAAGTGGCCATTTGGAAGTGATTGCAAGAGCAAGAAGGACACGGATGGTTACCGGTTTGACTACGGGGctaaaattttaggaaaaattgaCCCTTAGCTGCTAATGAAAACCCTTGGCAACGAGCCGTGCTTTACGGCATTCTAAGGTTCCATCAGCGTGCCTTTTGGTCTTCAATACCCATTTGGAACCTAACACATTAAGGTCAGAGGTAAAAGgaaccaaatcccatgttttattttgaagtaagGCATGAAACTCGATCAGCATAGCAGATTTCCACTCTGAGTATTTTGAGGCTTTGGAAAACAAAGATGGTTCTTCAGGAGTAGGAGATTGTATAGTTGCCGTGAGGGACAAAGAGGGCCGGGGGGAGGCTAGAGAATGGTACCATCTGTGCGTTCTTTGGGACAGTGTATGAGGGCTCGAGAACAGATCATGGGGTGAGGAGGAGGTGGTATGGTAGACTGAAGAGAAGTAGAGGTATGTTGAGTGTttagagaagaggaagaatctTAGGGATGGATATGGTTTGGGGGAGACGAGTTGGTGGCTGGAGATAGGATAAAACTAGAGTTTGAAGTGGAAGGTGAAGTGTTTAATGATGATTATGGACTCTGGGCTAAAGAGATGGATGATGGAGAAGAGAGGCCCATGGATTGAGATGGAGAAAGGAGATCTAAATGAGGTGGAGTCACGTGAATGGGTATGAAGGGCTGAACGATTTTCCTTGAAGAATTAGGGGCCGAAGTGTTTGGATTGGTCTAAGCAGCAAAGGCAAATAAAGTTTCATTAAAAACAACGTCTCGTGATGTGTATGTTCGGCCAGAAGGATTGTGGAGACAAAAATAACCCTTGTGATATGGGCTATAGCCCATGAAGACACATTTTGGATCTAAAATCAAGTTTGTGATGGTTAAAAGGCCTTAAATTGGGCCAAACAAAAGATCCAAAAACCCGAAGAAAAAGATAGTCCGGGAGATGGCCCATTAAGACTTCGTACGGAGATTTATTGTTTAAAAGAGGAGTGATCATTCGATTAATTAAAAAGGTGGCCATTTGATATGCTTCGGCCCAAAATTTTTGTGACATGTATGCATGAGAGAGCAAAGAGAGTCTTGTCTCTACAAGGTGACGGTGACATCTCTCAATActtccattttgttgatgagaatATGGGCATGTAATGCAATGAATAATGCctcgagattgaaaaatgggccGCAGAGAACGAAACTCTCCTCCCCAATCCGTTTGAATGGATAtgactttttttgaaaaagcaTTACTCACATATTGTAGAAAGGCATGAATGATAGAAGACACATTAGACTTGGATTGCATTAGAAAAAACCAAACATATTTCGAATGATCATccaaaatacacaaataaaaaGGACATGAGTTACTAGTTAAAATTGGGGCAGGGCCCCATACATctgcaaaaattaaattaaaaagctTAGGGGATCTGGTCGGATTGATAGGATGAGGAAGCGCATGGGCTTTTGCTGTTGTGCAATTTGGACAGAAGGATGGTCCACGAGTGGATGTGGTAGGAAGCTTGAACCGTTGAAGAGTAAGGTTGGTGACACGGATTGAAGGATGACCCCCAGCCTCTCGTGCCACTTATTTGCTGAAGTACAAGAACCTAAAAGAGCTTCcggagaagaagaaggtgatGGTTGAGGTGTAGTGGTGGTGGAGTGCAGAACATAAAGCCCATTTTCAACGAGTCCTTTGAGTAGAACCGCCTAGGTAGCTGAATCCTTCAGaacaaaaaaatgatcaagaaaTTCAAAATACACATGATTATCAACGCAAAACTACCGACCTGAAAGTAAGTTCCTAGAAATTGAAGGGACATGAAGAAGATTATGGAGAAGGAATTTGCCAGTGGAGGAACTTAGTTGAGCAGATCCAGTGTGCTAGATGGGTAAGGTGGAGCCATCCCCGATGCTCACTTGGTCGGAGCCTTGGCATGATGTGGAATCCAGATTCAGAGATGCTAAGTTTGCAGTGAAGTGGTGGGTTGCAGCAGAGTCAGGGAACCAGTTGGACGCCGAGACATGAGGGGGTAGTGCTGTGAAGTTTTCTGCGAGGGAAGAGGGTGCAGAGGCCTGATATGCATGGTCAAATTTATAATAGCATGTAAGGGTTGTGTGCCCTACTTTGTTGCAGACTTGGCAATGAGGACGCGTATTAGGTCGATTTTGAAAGTAATTAGAGGAAGTAGCAGAGTTGCGACCACCACGAAATGGAGAGTTGGGGCCTCGATTCAAAGACTGAGTACCtggagaaaattttgaagtggTAACATTAGCTGAAAATTGAGGACCCGAAAGCAAGGCCTTAGTCTGATGAGCCAGATGAgattcgtgattaagcaagaaATTGTAAATTTGGTGGGTGAGGTTTGGACGAGTGGTTTGGGAAGTAACAGACACTCATATTCTGTCCCAATGCTAGCGAGTAAATAAACTGAGAATTCTTGATTAGTAAGAGTATGGCCTGCAGCACCTGAAGAGGAGAAAAGAGATTTAGCTTTATTGTAGTAGTCGGTAATGGATTCTAATCCGTTACGTAGAGTTGCAAGTTGGTATTGTGTATGAAACACATGGGCATTAGATTTGGCTGAGAACAAGTTTTGAAGGGTAGTCAAGACTTCATGGGACGTGCTACAGTCTAGAACCTGGGCAAGGACCGAGTCTGAAAGGGAAGAGTTGAGAATGGAGATGAGCAACTAGTCTTGTAAGACCCACTTGTTGTGCTCAGGATTTGGGTTTCCATCAATAAAGGCTGTGGGAGAGGCAATGGAACCATCAACATATCCGTATAGTTAATGACCTTTCAAGAAGGGAACAATTTGTGCTTTCTAGAGCAAGAAATTTTCAATGGTAAGTTTAATATTTACAAACCGTGTGGCAAAGGAGATGAGTAAGGGTGGGTGGGACTTTTTTTCTGGTGTTGCCATGGATTCATAGAAGACACTAGTCACGGGCTCTAGAGACCATATTGAGAAAACTGATATGCAAAGATGGAGAATAGGTGTTTGAGAATATGCTCAAACAGAGTCAGACAATAGTTTCAAATTCTCCTCGTATTTTCTGTCTCACTTACAATGGTTACTACAGTAGCCTTTTTATAATAGTTACAAATAACAACTTTTGATTCCTTCACCATTTATGTAATGACAGCTATCCCTACGAAGAGTACAATTTGTTACATCGTATTATTCCTCTGACATCTTGGCTGTGTTGTGCGCCTAGGTCCGCTATGTGAGACTGTAGTGAGTGAAGGGCACATCTTGGCTATGCGCATAGGTCTGTTGCAGTGAGTGAGGGGCAGTGCTCAGTGCGGCAACAGACAGGGAAGAAGGAGATGCCTGAATACTTTGTGacacttttcttttcctaaatttttttacatttttcctttcaagtcTTCCACTGGCTTTGTTAGTTACATCTATGCCATGATCAAGTTAACTATTAAGGCAAGAAATCTCTAATGGTTAATATGGTTGTCCCTAATCTATATTATATAGGCTTTATAACATTTAAACCCGTTtgaattgagagatgagatgagatgaaatgaatctatatggtttgtgaataatagtgagatttgtgaattaaaatttatgactaatagtgaatagtagtgagtctCAATCCACTACAatacaattgctttttagtgacagttgaaaaattgtgatagTCCCCAAACCGTAACTAAAAAGCCTTTTCTGTGACGGTTTctggaaactgtcacaaaagacagatgagattttttttacgttcctACGTATGGaaaatttacattcaaacgtcacatatacattcgaacattgtggctacttacgtgcgaacatgaaatgttttggcgccaacgttcgaacgttagtaaataatgtttgaacgtaaaatactTTGCACCAATATgtgaacgttaattactaatgttcgaacgttggcgccaattttaattaaatgactctaatttaaaaattatgtggtttatATAGTGCATAATTTATGAACAAGTCTAtataattgacttgtatatatttatatatgcacaatttgtaatatataaatatatatttatgtttatatatatttgaagtgcagtgatttagaattaaacatagaaaatataacattaattaagattgagaattgaatagtgaaaaaccatagaaatattaaataatttttttctttataaacaataaaagtaaaatacaaaatatgatcgaatttcttaaacaacactcagatgatagcATTGTTCGCGAAATTTGAACTttgtacctcctcagtcaaggtatcaaccttgtcgttgaggatacctacacgatggGCGATCTCATAGACAAACGCCTCTATAGCCGCgagatcaccgcatcaacccaagcaggctgcgcatctcctgcagatgtactcggtgactgctgactactactccccacatgacctggctcaggctacgtcggaggaactagatcctctacaggggttggctgacgtcccctcacTTGTCCAATGCTACATCGAtgtgtggtcatgtcgaggaggctcatctgatctttgacctgCTCCTTTAGCTGAGTTAGCACTCCTCGTGCAAATAATAGAcggctgattaggacaccgtatgggagattatccttGGAGATGATGCTCACCTcataacggatcctctcaaagatgtgaaGTGGTAAACCTATGGGATCTCCACGTAGCACTCGTATCAAAAACTGTatccgaagccgactaaatgtagTTTTATGTGCCATAggatccacatttgttgcaataataaggtgcaacatgcgaaAAAAAtgtagcagatggttctggttgaatgCGTTCTTCCTCCCGATCTGCATGCGTTCCCTcccagtgaggatgtagaaatcctcatctcTGTCATCAGCCCGAGCCTCGACGCAGTATCCTCGACCTCTGACcggtctgcatctctggctaatgctggctcaaatgggcaaCCAGTAGATGATGCAAAGTGCCTACATCCTTACGGGGTGTagcctgtgtagatgtctcaactcctcgacgaatctcGAGATACTCggcgatgacatctggtgaaatCTCAATGAAAACActgcgtacagtcacggtgtgagaggatgtgtcctgaggcatgtcacacatccccatatataactcctgaaccattgaggggtataccttccccctcaatgtgcagatatttccccaacCTCTACTGACAAAAACATCTCTCAGATTCatctgctcccatatgagttcgcCGAACttattaatcaggacctctctctttaccataacagtacgagccccgatacgagcagtgtcctgagtggctccttccctccctcgtttcttAGTATGTAgaggatgagccatatcctgaaaatagaaaatgaaagaaaattattcaCATTGATGCAtctttttgtgttaattttaagtttctctgcattaacgttcgaacatagtaaacttaatgttcgaacattaagaTAAAACGAACGTAAGTAGTAAATAAACTTAAATGACATACGTTCAGACGTTTATCTTGTACGTATGTCTTTTACGTGCGAATGTAAAGTATACATGTCCGAATgtttatattaatgttttttaaaatgtattacattcagacgttataattaaacattCGGacgtaaattttatgaaaaataacgtccgaatgtaaaacaatacacgtTCAAATGTAGAAGCATGAACgactatgtaattgaaacgtcgtatgttcgaatgtcttggtaaaacgttcgaacgttacgactcagaatggctgagtcgacttagccattattgaaatcccaaaaatcaatatacaaggttctaaatgccgaaataccaccatagaaatgaagtataaatttcaagaaatttttctacggtgactatttggccaatggcaagccgtggtggccggaaaatgaactTGAAAATCCGACCACTACTTAAcccgttttaaacaaaaccaaatccaaatctcaaataaaatacatgttatctTGAAGGAATGTCTATCAAATTGCTTGACTCTCAAAGTCTCTCTGGCCTTGAGTGTTGtgaaggtcggacagtttgtgatggttaagtaattagactaaagtttagacatttcttcaagatcattattTCCCGTTGTGTACTGATATGAAATTTATTCACATAatcttctatctctctctagtttaacaatataacactactaggatgtgacattgttaattcaaacaacatggagatattgtttgtagtgtttttttatagatatgttgtgacattgcataaataaccttagacccgtttggaaattagtgtacatttatatgtccactaattcctgaattgtccagtgtggacagtttggaattatattatctgtattgcacatGTTCGTTTCTCCTACTTTCTACGTTTAATGtgaagtttcggtgtcttcctctactgttcggagggtcacaatccctctatttgaacatgtatacttggagaactatagGGAGGTGCTgtcgaaatttctactaacgtggaaagtagtagaatgatgagatttgtgcaatatagataatatagtctcgaatgggataggatcaactaccttatcaaaaaagtaatgagaattggagcatacatgcatgtgaattttctatgtacttgttattaatagatagatgttATTAGAAATAGACAAAAATTGGATGTGTCTGAGCAATAGACTTGGAAATGATTACATACCCTATGCGCGTGGAGTAAgaattttcattgattttgcacggacctctgctgatagtcgtagTTACATTAattgtccatgtcgagggtgtaaaaatttgtgtgcgatagggttagatgaagtagaaagtcatatatttgtgaacggtatggatctggggtatacccaATGGGTATTGCATGGTGAGCCATATGAAAAGTCAGCAGATACATTgctcgatcatcacaattatttgcggcacatggatgatgattatgagcaaggatgagatggagaagatgttgggtgacattagAGAAGGGAtatttatggatgaggttgatgacaatgcctcaagtggcgAAGGGACTTATTGTGAAGATTTTGCttcaatgtgggaagatgcaaagcgcaaACTTTATCCAggctgtacaaaacattccaaaatgtcgtttattgtgtgATTGCTTCACATTaggtcattgtgtgggatgtcgacaaaagcacatggtattggacttatttaatgaggtgcttcccgaagggtctgaattgcccaagaacttttatgaagcgaaacagttgaaaaaaagattaggatttgagtacaagtccatacatgcatgcaagaatgattgtgttttgttctgaaAAAAGAACGAGgggaaacaagcatgtcctgtatgtgaagagtcgaggtggaagggtaagaaaaacgtgccggttaaggtgttgcggtattatcccttgagacctaggttgcaaagactatatatgtgtaagaaaacagctcacgatatgaggtggcacaAGGAGAAAAGGGTTAAGGATGACGCATATATGTGGCACCTTGCTGACTCACTTACGTGGCAGTCATTCGATAATCAATATCCAGAGTTTGGGAgagaagctcggaacgtgcgtctgggactcacaaccgatggactcaacccttttgggaatatgagtacaagttatagcacttggcctgTAATGTttattccgtacaatcttccaccatggaggtgcatgaagacgcccaactttttgttaactttacttatccccgGCCCGAGATCTCCAGGGAATgacattgacgtattcatgtAGCCATTGATTGAatagctgaaagagttatgggaaacatgTGTTAGAACTTATAATGCATCCACGTCGACATCTTTTTAGATGCATGTTGTGGTagtgtggaccataaatgacttTTTGGCATACGAGACTCTTTCCgactggagtacgaaagggaagttagcgtgtccgacgtgtaataaagagactgctagtgagtggttaaaatattctcaaaagttgtgtttcatggttCATCGACGTTATATACCAACAAATAATGCATAaagaagagaatgtgctaagtttgatggTAGAGTAGAGGATATAATTGCAACATAAGAGTTGTCtggggaagagatagtggaacaattggtacatgttagagcgaacaattttggcaaaggtcggggaaagaacaagagaaaacgaggcgcaacagaattgaattggacaaagcgtagtctttttttt includes these proteins:
- the LOC108983774 gene encoding uncharacterized protein LOC108983774, which gives rise to MVLREGTHLEAIVDTLIDQETKGWKIQDQSNNSLGESSSITDQKKMWKMLWEMQHLTSDMDFLDVITFVLDRGTNSDFTMSSSTQIAKRMCYWEPPPRGFLKLNVDGAMFLNLRKAGVGVVVRDNKGKLVMAASKMGNEVDDPTTIELMALLRGLQLCVHLGFSKIVVESDCMLMVQELKDDQDSFSTNVNLIKEAKSLLQHFQEVEIQHVHCMGNEVAHRLACYSWNVDNISMW